A single window of Doryrhamphus excisus isolate RoL2022-K1 chromosome 5, RoL_Dexc_1.0, whole genome shotgun sequence DNA harbors:
- the LOC131129887 gene encoding uncharacterized protein LOC131129887 isoform X1, which translates to MPRKKGFRMRRTPRAAQAVDCAVATKGRDEVSSLSPVEVPTGGLQKVVKGSFHQGNTRFKYAGTQCMAIAFCATALHSIKNVLLWDTADLDMAVVEGDQLYTTLRERHVICHQSHFLCATELPKQEVIAGHKFEFCVKDDYALGDVNVVSSYYIENGIHVTLHDALHTMFGKYSTCILTVCQSSCVIICVAGQYCLVDSHSRSCNGMVCSDGTSVVLCFGGLDALANHISNLAAGFGGAEKLFEIAGVVVTVVADRKRHLEMTTGDDGKKFKMADISSTCASDVEVISVVTTQHAFCPMLQNDSKDVCQLLNIDCEVKTVPVNLRVGPLGAPCKKESIVADGNCFFRAISQAVSGTQKNHRRIRLHVVKHMEKHCEDYEKLLRSEYSCLTEYISVSKMKYVNSWATEVEIQAAADSLGINIFTFYGGRWTTRVVITTSV; encoded by the coding sequence atGCCACGAAAGAAGGGTTTCCGTATGCGACGCACACCCAGGGCTGCCCAAGCTGTTGATTGTGCAGTTGCAACAAAAGGTAGGGACGAAGTATCTTCACTGTCACCAGTGGAGGTACCAACAGGTGGGTTACAAAAGGTGGTCAAAGGGTCATTTCATCAAGGCAATACAAGGTTTAAGTATGCAGGAACACAGTGTATGGCGATTGCCTTTTGTGCCACTGCTTTacacagtattaaaaatgtcttgttgtgggatactGCTGATCTTGACATGGCTGTTGTTGAAGGCGATCAGTTGTATACCACTCTAAGGGAACGTCACGTAATTTGTCACCAATCCCACTTTTTGTGTGCCACAGAATTGCCCAAACAGGAGGTGATTGCTGGACACAAATTTGAGTTTTGTGTGAAGGATGATTATGCTTTAGGTGATGTCAATGTAGTTTCCAGCTATTATATTGAAAACGGGATTCATGTCACTTTGCATGATGCTTTGCACACAATGTTTGGCAAGTACAGCACATGCATTCTTACAGTTTGCCAAAGTAGTTGTGTCATCATTTGTGTTGCTGGTCAGTATTGTCTGGTGGATTCGCACTCGCGCAGCTGTAATGGCATGGTGTGCAGTGATGGAACCAgtgttgttctgtgttttggtgGTCTTGATGCCCTTGCTAATCACATTAGCAATTTGGCTGCAGGGTTTGGAGGAGCAGAGAAACTTTTTGAAATAGCTGGTGTTGTTGTGACTGTTGTGGCTGACAGGAAACGTCACTTGGAGATGACGACTGGTGATGATggcaaaaagtttaaaatggctgacatttctaGTACATGTGCATCTGATGTTGAGGTCATCAGTGTTGTTACCACACAGCATGCCTTTTGTCCAATGCTTCAAAATGACTCCAAAGATGTGTGCCAACTTTTGAATATAGATTGTGAAGTCAAAACTGTGCCTGTCAATTTGCGTGTTGGACCCTTGGGAGCTCCCTGTAAAAAGGAGAGCATTGTTGCTGATGGCAACTGTTTTTTCCGTGCCATATCACAAGCGGTGAGTGgcacacagaaaaatcacagGAGAATTAGACTCCATGTGGTTAAACATATGGAAAAGCACTGTGAAGATTATGAGAAGCTTCTCAGGAGTGAGTACAGTTGTTTGACAGAGTATATTagtgtttccaaaatgaaatatgtcaatagcTGGGCAACTGAGGTGGAAATTCAGGCTGCAGCGGATAGTTTAGGAATAAATATCTTTACTTTTTACGGTGGTCGTTGGACAACTCGAGTGGTAATCACTACGAGTGTGTGA
- the LOC131129887 gene encoding uncharacterized protein LOC131129887 isoform X2, with protein MVPRVSPSKYLKRKRALDNRCKYVADMSIRETKKVMTMKNYREQAVFRQRKKTRSVEKYRNDVIHKNRVKTSSIYKYRNDSLHRDRVKMCSVSKYRSDSLHQDRVKMCSASKYRSDSLHRARVIMQGVKKYKMDTRHRASVKLASMKKYHSNLERKMRVIADVKARRHAAKLREEEFDVVVENFLEKVKNGPQFVCCVCHRLMFKHQVLQCHREHYSKSASASLVNTCINEDYLHKCSAECTVPCLLLESGRGQLWVCYTCHYKISKGELPPECVANNLGVDPIPPELACLNSLEQHLIALNIPFMKMLALPKGGQNGVHGPVTCVPANVVETTNLLPRSNMEGSMLRVKLKRKLTYKGHYEYHFVDSMHIREALRYLKESNVHYEDIEYNEEWVNDL; from the coding sequence ATGGTTCCACGTGTAAGCCCGTCCAAATATCTAAAAAGGAAAAGGGCCCTGGACAACAGATGTAAATATGTCGCTGACATGAGCATAAGGGAGACAAAGAAGGTAATGACTATGAAGAATTACAGAGAACAAGCAGTCTTTAGGCAGAGAAAGAAGACGAGGAGTGTTGAAAAGTATAGAAATgatgtcattcataaaaatagagttaaaaCATCTAGCATCTATAAGTATAGGAatgacagcttgcatcgggacagggtcaagatgtgtagtgtgagtaagtatagaagtgacagcttgcatcaggacagggtcaagatgtgtagtgcgagtaagtatagaagtgacagcttgcatcgggcCAGGGTCATTATGCAGGgcgtcaaaaaatataaaatggataCAAGGCACCGGGCCAGTGTCAAACTAGCCAGTATGAAGAAATATCACAGTAATTTAGAACGCAAAATGCGTGTCATTGCAGATGTGAAGGCACGAAGGCATGCTGCAAAGTTGCGAGAGgaagaatttgatgttgttgttgagaattttttagagaaagtgaagaatgggccccaatttgtctgctgtgtgtgccataggttgatgtttaaacatcaggtcctgcagtgtcacagagagcattacagcaaaagtgcaagtgcttctcttgtgaacacgtgcattaatgaggattatttgcacaaatgtagTGCAGAGTGCACGGTGCCTTGTTTGTTGTTGGAGTCTGGTAGAGGGCAGCTGTGGGTTTGCTACACTTGCCATTACAAGATTAGCAAAGGGGAACTCCCACCAGAATGTGTGGCAAATAATTTGGGGGTGGACCCGATTCCTCCTGAGCTGGCTTGCTTAAACAGCTTAGAGCAACACttaattgcactaaatatcCCCTTCATGAAAATGCTAGCTTTGCCTAAAGGGgggcaaaatggtgtccatGGGCCTGTGACTTGTGTTCCAGCCAATGTAGTAGAAACGACAAATTTGTTGCCACGGTCCAATATGGAAGGCTCTATGCTCCGTGTCAAACTCAAAAGGAAGCTGACTTACAAAGGACACTACGAGTACCATTTTGTTGACAGCATGCACATTCGTGAAGCCTTGAGGTATCTGAAAGAGTCTAAtgtgcattatgaagatataGAGTACAACGAGGAGTGGGTCAATGACTTGTAG
- the LOC131129886 gene encoding uncharacterized protein LOC131129886, translated as MQKMSFSMIDSNTACFRTRLMPVDIGQEALDQYYDNILNVAPAEGNNPVRLLSDHSNEARCFPVMFPRGRFTFHDTRQYRLTASRYFNNRIMHADKRFGQNVEYIFYAQYLCELVQVVSSISIALRKGIAGLVAKMAKDLLTNDESLKTLLECDQGYRFLKPIRGTPAFWQSTQRNILACVRQLGVPTWFCSFSSADLRWQNLVDCVLRQEGRTQTAAELEWADRCDLLRRNPVTAARMFDFRWHVFLRGVIMSSNQPIGKVVDYFYRVEFQQRGSPHVHCLFWVENAPRIEVNSDEEVTKFIDRYVTCELQPQDEGLTETVSSVQQHSKRHSKTCKKKNTVCRFGFPKPVSGRTFISHQFDGQGQKTCTCQVSQSTGVKTCTCPKASQNAVNMKAEEASEIIKSIKTALADENHAYQSVEHLFHSLGITQNTFEAAHRRLGRRTEVIMKRQINEVWINPYSKPLLKCWNANMDIQYVVDAYACVVYIISYISKAEREIGLLLSNAQKEASKQANVSAKEALKSLGSVYLHKRVCTRGRLPGDKYAS; from the coding sequence ATGCAGAAGATGAGCTTCTCCATGATAGACAGCAACACTGCATGTTTCAGGACACGTTTAATGCCAGTTGACATTGGTCAGGAAGCGCTAGATCAGTATTACgacaatatattgaatgtgGCTCCGGCAGAAGGCAATAATCCTGTGAGGTTGCTTTCTGACCATTCGAATGAAGCTAGATGTTTCCCAGTGATGTTTCCACGCGGCCGTTTCACGTTTCATGACACTCGACAATATAGGCTGACGGCGTCGCGGTATTTCAATAATCGTATCATGCATGCTGATAAGCGGTTTGGGCAGAATGTGGAATACATATTCTATGCTCAGTACTTGTGTGAACTTGTGCAGGTGGTGTCGAGCATTTCCATTGCTTTACGCAAAGGAATTGCTGGTTTGgtggcaaaaatggccaaggatttgttgaccaacgatgagtcgttaaagacattgttggaatgtgaccaGGGCTATCGTTTTCTGAAGCCCATCAGAGGCACTCCAGCCTTTTGGCAGAGTACGCAGCGCAATATCTTGGCTTGTGTGCGTCAGCTTGgtgttcccacgtggttttgctctttttcgTCTGCTGATTTACGGTGGCAAAACTTGGTAGACTGTGTTTTGAGGCAAGAGGGTAGAACGCAAACGGCTGCAGAGTTGGAGTGGGCTGACAGGTGTGATTTGTTGAGACGGAATCCTGTGACTGCTGCACGGATGTTTGATTTCCGGTGGCATGTCTTTCTCAGAGGGGTGATAATGTCTTCGAACCAACCGATTGGCAAAGTTGTAGACTATTTTTACCGGGTGGAATTTCAGCAGCGTGGTTCCCCGCATGTACATTGTTTGTTCTGGGTCGAGAATGCCCCACGCATTGAAGTGAACTCAGATGAAGAAGTCACAAAGTTTATTGATAGATATGTTACTTGTGAATTGCAGCCACAGGATGAAGGATTGACAGAGACAGTGTCTTCCGTACAGCAGCATTCTAAGAGACACTCTAAAacgtgcaaaaagaaaaacacagtgtGTCGTTTCGGTTTTCCCAAACCTGTGTCAGGACGAACATTTATTAGCCATCAGTTTGACGGACAGggacaaaaaacatgcacttgTCAGGTTAGCCAATCAACCGgtgttaaaacatgcacatgtccaaaagcatcccaaaatgccgtaaacatgaaagcagaagagGCGTCGGAAATCATAAAATCCATTAAAACAGCCCTGGCTGACGAGAACCACGCATATCAAAGCGtggaacatttgttccatagtctcggtataacacaaaatacttttgaGGCCGCACATCGCCGCTTGGGTCGTCGTACGGAAGTCATAATGAAGCGTCAAATCAATGAGGTTTGGATCAATCCATACAGCAAACCTCTGCTTAAATGCTGGAATGCTAatatggacatccagtatgtcGTTGATGCGTATGCGTGCGTGGTTTATATAATCTCGTATATTTCCAAAGCTGAGAGGGAGATTGGATTGCTGCTGAGTAATGCCCagaaagaagcatccaaacaggcaaaCGTCAGTGCCAAAGAGGCCTTAAAAAGTCTTGGCAGTGTGTACTTGCACAAACGTGTGTGCACAAGAGGCCGTTTACCGGGTGACAAATATGCATCTTAA
- the LOC131129885 gene encoding uncharacterized protein LOC131129885: MCRQPDNISVCLAAPTGIAAYNLNATTIHSTLSIGKDTRLPYTPLGEETVNSLRAKFADLQILIIDEISMVDHKLLTYIHGRLRQIKQTGDYAAFGNVSIIAVGDFYQLPPVKGKPLYVEDATFNLWTNLFSVVELTTIVRQKDNQFAALLNRLRKHPKGAALLETDIELLKQRETGEVSSALHVFPTNQQVNEYNLKQLFRICPEYTTIKAEDFSQNKKSGKLERKVGHHSKVYNTCLEETLHIAKDARVMLCKNIDIDDGLVNGVSGTVSDVLFQKDDTFPSKIYIKFDDAKVGQQRRAQTAESVTLKDSTFILPEEEKVTKSGGMRRQFPLKLAWACTVHKVQGVTVSNVVVSLDRVFSAGQAYVALSRVTALDGLIIEKFNAEKIYCNDAIKNAVGRMPAFLTESEPTQTNVQPPHFTIYLMNVQNLTKHASDLAACTQHLQPNCIAVTETWLPTPRSVTIPGYHFHSQPRCLSYSSSNPALVELQGQQHGGVGMYIADHLHCSVVSAPNFNLEVLLVNCSSPSVLIAVVYRPPSYPMALFQGHLGTLLDWLHQKYASIVVLGDFNENLLKSSTISTFMARKGFCQSVKHPTTEKGTLIDHVYVKTSHFDVESVVMPTYFSDHEGILCSFKH; this comes from the coding sequence atgtgtcGGCAACCGGACAATATTTCTGTCTGTCTAGCTGCACCAACAGGGATTGCTGCTTACAATTTGAATGCCACAACAATACACAGCACCTTGAGCATTGGCAAGGATACCCGTTTGCCTTACACACCACTGGGTGAGGAAACGGTGAATTCCTTGCGTGCCAAGTTTGCGGACCTCCAAATTTTGATTATTGATGAAATATCGATGGttgatcacaagttgttgacgTACATTCATGGTAGACTCCGACAAATTAAGCAAACCGGTGACTATGCTGCATTTGGCAACGTCAGCATCATCGCCGTCGGGGATTTTTACCAGTTACCGCCAGTCAAAGGAAAGCCTCTTTATGTCGAAGACGCCACTTTCAACTTGTGGACAAATCTTTTCAGTGTTGTCGAACTGACAACGATAGTCCGGCAAAAAGATAATCAGTTTGCAGCCTTGCTAAATAGACTCCGCAAACATCCAAAAGGTGCGGCGTTGTTGGAAACAGACATAGAACTTTTGAAACAGCGCGAAACGGGTGAGGTCAGCTCCGCGTTACATGTGTTTCCAACCAATCAACAAGTAAACGAATACAATCTAAAACAGCTTTTCAGGATCTGTCCGGAGTACACAACAATAAAAGCTGAGGATttcagccaaaacaaaaaatctggTAAATTAGAAAGAAAAGTAGGGCACCACAGCAAGGTTTACAACACGTGTTTAGAGGAAACTCTGCACATCGCTAAAGATGCACGTGtaatgctttgcaaaaacatCGATATTGACGACGGCTTAGTTAACGGGgttagtggcactgtctctgatGTTCTTTTCCAAAAGGATGACACATTTCCGAGTAAGATCTATATAAAGTTTGATGATGCCAAAGTAGGTCAACAAAGGCGCGCACAAACTGCTGAGTCTGTCACGCTAAaagacagtacatttattctgccagaggaagaaaaagtaacTAAAAGCGGTGGCATGCGTCGCCAGTTCCCTCTGAAGCTCGCTTGGGCTTGCACGGTAcataaagtccagggtgttaccgtGAGCAATGTAGTTGTGTCTCTAGACAGGGTGTTTTCCGCAGGGCAGGCGTATGTTGCATTGAGTCGGGTCACAGCTTTAGACGGTTTGATTATTGAAAAGTTTAATGCCGAAAAGATTTACTGTAATGATGCCATTAAGAATGCTGTAGGTAGGATGCcagcatttttgacagaaagtgaaccaacacaaacaaatgtacaaccaccacatttcacaatttatttgatgaatgtccaaaatttgacaaaacatgcgtcagatttggcagcatgtacacagcacctgcagcctaactgcatcgctgtgacagaaacgtggctgccaacACCCAGGAGTGTAACCATTCCTGGGTACCATTTCCATAGCCAACCACGATGTTTGTCTTACTCCAGCAGTAACCCTGCTTTGGTAgaattacaagggcaacagcatgGCGGAGTTGGCATGTACATTGCAGACCACCTGCACTGTAGTGTTGTCTCCGCCCCAAACTTCAACTTGGAAGTTTTACTGGTGAACTGCTCCTCACCCAGTGTGTTAATAGCAGTTGTGTATCGACCACCCTCCTATCCAATGGCGTTGTTTCAAGGTCACCTTGGCACGCTGCTGGATTGGTTGCACCAGAAGTACGCCAGCATTGTCGTACTGggagattttaatgaaaatttgttaaaatcttcCACTATCAGCACATTCATGGCTAGGAAAGGGTTCTGCCAGTCAGTCAAACATCCTACCACAGAAAAGGGTACATTAATTGACCATGTAtatgtcaaaacatcacactttgatgTAGAATCGGTTGTGATGCCCACTTATTTCAGTGATCATGAAGGgattttgtgctcttttaaacactaa